A section of the Streptomyces sp. Je 1-369 genome encodes:
- a CDS encoding transcriptional regulator: MPADRGVAGAGFNELMHHPSRLAVLAFLSGCIEADFALVRDRCELSDSALSKIAKTLEEAGYVDVKKGRAGRKARTWLALTPEGGNALAAHLDALQAVAAAARSAAEREADANHQAG; encoded by the coding sequence ATGCCCGCTGACAGGGGTGTGGCCGGGGCGGGCTTCAACGAGCTCATGCATCATCCGAGCCGGCTGGCTGTCCTGGCATTCCTTTCCGGCTGCATCGAGGCGGACTTCGCGCTCGTACGCGACCGATGCGAGCTGTCCGACTCGGCACTGAGCAAGATTGCCAAGACGCTCGAAGAAGCTGGCTACGTCGACGTCAAAAAGGGACGTGCCGGTCGCAAAGCCCGAACCTGGCTCGCCCTGACTCCTGAGGGGGGCAACGCGCTCGCCGCCCACCTGGACGCGCTCCAGGCCGTCGCAGCGGCGGCCCGCTCCGCCGCCGAGCGCGAGGCCGACGCGAACCACCAGGCCGGCTGA
- a CDS encoding M4 family metallopeptidase has translation MTSHIFRKRSTLTIATAVAAGALLTAGLTTGASAQPDNDTDPSGSPVALSASARADLLQDANAERSATADEIGLGAKEKLVVRDVVKDADGTTHTRYERTYEGLPVLGGDLVVHTAKSGKVKSVTKATEATVKVASTDAKLGKSSVAESAESTAAKAKTTKADAQSPRKVIWAADGKPVLAYETVVTGMQQDGTPSRLHVITDAATGKKLYERQAIENGTGNSQYSGKVKVGSKKVASGYELTDKARGGHRTFDLKHAESGTGKLFKDANDVWGNGKPSSAQTAAVDAAYGAQLTWDYYKSVHGRKGINGDGKGATSRVHYGNGYVNAFWDDSCFCMTYGDGEGNKKPLTSIDVAAHEMTHGVTSATGNMEYSGESGGLNEATSDIFATAVEFKAKNPKDVGDYLIGEKIDINGDGSPLRYMDKPSKDGGSLDKWSANAGNVDVHYSSGIANHFFYLLSEGSGKKRINGVNYNSPTADGSKVLGIGRGKAEKIWYKALTTYFTSTTNYKAARKGTLSAAKGLYGANSTEYKRVAAAWTGVNVK, from the coding sequence GTGACCTCTCACATATTCCGTAAGCGTTCGACGCTGACGATCGCCACCGCCGTCGCGGCCGGAGCGCTGCTCACCGCCGGACTGACCACCGGCGCCTCCGCCCAGCCGGACAACGACACCGACCCGTCCGGCTCGCCCGTCGCCCTCTCGGCGTCGGCCCGCGCGGACCTCCTCCAGGATGCGAACGCGGAGAGATCGGCGACCGCCGACGAGATCGGCCTCGGTGCCAAGGAGAAGCTGGTCGTCCGTGACGTCGTCAAGGACGCCGACGGCACGACCCACACCCGCTACGAGCGCACCTACGAGGGCCTGCCGGTCCTCGGCGGCGACCTCGTCGTGCACACCGCCAAGAGCGGCAAGGTGAAGAGCGTCACCAAGGCGACCGAGGCCACCGTGAAGGTCGCGTCGACCGACGCGAAGCTCGGCAAGTCCTCGGTCGCCGAGTCCGCCGAGTCGACCGCGGCCAAGGCCAAGACCACCAAGGCCGACGCGCAGTCGCCGCGCAAGGTGATCTGGGCCGCCGATGGCAAGCCCGTCCTCGCGTACGAGACCGTCGTCACCGGCATGCAGCAGGACGGCACCCCCAGCAGGCTCCACGTCATCACGGACGCCGCGACGGGCAAGAAGCTGTACGAGCGTCAGGCCATCGAGAACGGCACCGGCAACAGCCAGTACAGCGGCAAGGTCAAGGTCGGCTCCAAGAAGGTGGCGAGCGGCTACGAGCTGACGGACAAGGCCCGAGGCGGCCACCGCACCTTCGACCTGAAGCACGCGGAGAGCGGCACCGGCAAGCTCTTCAAGGACGCCAACGACGTCTGGGGCAACGGCAAGCCTTCGAGCGCGCAGACCGCCGCCGTCGACGCCGCCTACGGCGCCCAGCTCACCTGGGACTACTACAAGTCCGTCCACGGCCGTAAGGGCATCAACGGCGACGGCAAGGGCGCGACCTCCCGCGTCCACTACGGCAACGGCTACGTGAACGCGTTCTGGGACGACAGCTGCTTCTGCATGACGTACGGCGACGGCGAGGGCAACAAGAAGCCCCTCACCTCGATCGACGTCGCGGCCCACGAGATGACGCACGGTGTCACCTCGGCGACCGGCAACATGGAGTACAGCGGCGAGTCCGGCGGCCTGAACGAGGCCACCTCCGACATCTTCGCCACTGCCGTGGAGTTCAAGGCCAAGAACCCCAAGGACGTCGGCGACTACCTCATCGGCGAGAAGATCGACATCAACGGTGACGGCTCCCCGCTCCGTTACATGGACAAGCCGAGCAAGGACGGCGGCTCCCTGGACAAGTGGAGCGCCAACGCCGGGAACGTCGACGTCCACTACTCCTCGGGCATCGCCAACCACTTCTTCTACCTGCTGTCCGAGGGCAGCGGCAAGAAGCGGATCAACGGCGTCAACTACAACTCGCCGACCGCCGACGGCTCCAAGGTCCTTGGCATCGGACGCGGCAAGGCCGAGAAGATCTGGTACAAGGCCCTGACGACGTACTTCACGTCGACCACCAACTACAAGGCGGCCCGTAAGGGCACGCTGAGCGCTGCGAAGGGCCTGTACGGCGCGAACTCCACCGAGTACAAGCGCGTGGCCGCTGCCTGGACCGGCGTCAACGTCAAGTAA
- a CDS encoding Crp/Fnr family transcriptional regulator — MASETGDMGSTGDTAGTGDTDGSYDLKSNRILATLPQPARDRLRPHLEPVELVVGDVLYRPGERIDAVYFPVIGVCSIVTDLEGPTVEVATVGDEGMVGLPVFLGVATSTERTLCQVPGRALRMGADRFRHEIALLDGQLQQALQRFTQSMFTQLARNAACIRGHRTHQRCARWLLMTADRMHSERFELTQKFLAQMLAVRRSSVSEVAGALAADGCIEYSRGTITILDRDRLQAHACSCYHVIRDTLDAALPPHADTL; from the coding sequence ATGGCGAGCGAGACGGGTGACATGGGTAGCACGGGTGACACGGCTGGCACGGGGGACACCGACGGCTCGTACGACCTGAAAAGCAACCGGATCCTCGCCACCCTGCCGCAACCCGCCCGAGACCGTCTGCGTCCGCACCTGGAACCGGTCGAACTGGTTGTCGGGGACGTGCTCTACCGGCCCGGCGAGCGCATCGACGCCGTGTACTTCCCCGTGATCGGGGTGTGCTCGATCGTCACCGACCTGGAAGGCCCGACCGTCGAGGTCGCCACCGTCGGCGACGAGGGCATGGTCGGCCTCCCCGTCTTCCTCGGCGTGGCCACCTCCACGGAACGCACGCTGTGCCAGGTTCCCGGCCGCGCCCTTCGGATGGGCGCCGACCGGTTCCGCCATGAGATCGCCCTGTTGGACGGCCAGCTGCAGCAAGCGCTCCAGCGCTTCACCCAGTCGATGTTCACCCAGCTGGCACGCAACGCGGCCTGCATCCGCGGCCACCGCACCCACCAGCGCTGCGCGCGCTGGCTGCTGATGACCGCCGACCGCATGCACAGCGAGCGTTTCGAACTCACGCAGAAGTTCCTCGCCCAGATGCTGGCCGTGCGCCGGTCCTCGGTGAGCGAGGTCGCGGGCGCCCTGGCCGCGGACGGCTGCATCGAGTACAGCCGCGGCACGATCACCATCCTGGACCGCGACCGCCTGCAGGCCCACGCCTGCAGCTGCTACCACGTCATCCGTGACACCCTCGACGCCGCGCTGCCTCCACACGCGGACACGCTTTAG